The following nucleotide sequence is from Planctomycetota bacterium.
ACGCGAAATACGACATCGACTGGCGCCGCGACGACGAGGCGCAGGGGCAGTTCGCGCTGTGGTGCCAGGGCCGCACGGGCTATCCGATCATCGATGCTGGCATGCGGCAGCTCAACCAGACCGGCTGGATGCACAACCGCCTGCGGATGGCCGTCGCGATGTTCCTCACCAAGGACCTGCTCATCGACTGGCGCTTGGGCGAGCGGTACTTCATGCAGAAGCTCGTCGACGGCGACCTGGCCAGCAACAACGGCGGCTGGCAGTGGTCGGCCTCCACCGGCACCGACGCCGCCCCCTACTTTCGCATCTTCAACCCCATCAGCCAGAGCAAGAAGTTCGACGGCGACGGCGAGTACATCCGCAGGTTTGTCGACGAACTCGGGGGCTTCGAGGGCGACGCCGTCCACGAGCCCTGGAAGCACGACTCGCTCTTCGGCGATGCGAGCTACCCCGAGCCCATCGTCGACCACGCCGAGGCGCGCGAGCGGGCGCTCGACGCCTTCAAGATCGAGTCGGCGAATTCGGGCTGAGCCGGCGGCGTCGCGGCTCGCGTCAATCCCAGAACGGATCGACGATCGTGAAGCTGCCCTCGCGGCGGACGTTCTTGTAGGCTCGCAGCAGCGCGTTCTCGCCTACGCCGGCCCGCTGGTCGGGCTGCGACGGCGCCCCACGGCGATCGTCCTCGTTCACGAAGATGTTGTCCGACTGTGTGGGCAGCGAGTACTCGCGGAACACGAACGTCAGGTTCTCGGGGTCGGGCTGGGTCTCGAATTCAACCCGCAGGTCGTTGTACGCGACGTTGCCCTCCCACGAATTCTCGCGGCCGTGGATCTCGAGCGTCTTGGATTGCCGCCCGAGCAGACCCGGCGCGAGCCCCCAATCGCCGGGCCGGCCGCCGTACACCGGGCCGCGGTTCGAGACGATGGCCTGGTTGGGCTCGGCGTTGGCGGTCCACAGGTCCTCGCGGTCGTCGAACACGGGGCTGTGGCCGTAGGACGTGTTGCCGATGCGGCCCTCCTCGCGGCGGACGTCACCGCCCGCGCTGCCGCCCCGCTCGACGGGCACCCCCGTGAAACCCGGATCGAAGACCGCCAGCGTTGGATTGACCGCCGACTGCGGCAGCCTGTTCTCGTAGCCGCGATCGACCTCGATCTGCAGGCTCGTCTCCGCAGGGCTCACCAGCAGGTCGGGCTCGACCAGGCCCTGGAAGAGCATCAGCGAGAGGATGTTGCCGGTGTTGTCCTTGAATTCGGGCTCGTCGGCCACCACCGTCGCGTCCCGCTTGTCGATCAGGCTCGGCCGGGGGTACACCTCGTCGTTGTTCTGGCCCCAGATCGCGAGCGCCTGCGCCACGCCGCGTATCTGCGAGGCGTCCTTGACCTGCCGCGCCGTCGCGCGGGCCGAGCCCAACGCGGGCACGAGGATGCCCAGCAGCAGCGCGATGATCGCGATGACCACCAGCAGCTCGATCAGCGTGAAGCCGCCGCCGCTCCGTCCAAGCCCCCGCGTGCCGACCATGCCCACCACCTTCCCCGTGCTCCGGCGAATGGTACGGGACGGCCCGGGGGCGTGTTGCACACCGGATCTCGTCTCCGACGCACGCGCGACCGGATCGGGCCGAATGAGCCGCGAAACGTTGGTGCAAAAAAGCCGCCGGAAGCCTTCGCTCCCGGCGGCCGAGTAATCTCATTGACAAGGTGGGAGCAGGCTCACGCCCGCCCACCTAGGCACGTTGCATTAGTCGTGCCAGACGGTGACCTGGAAGGTCCGGGCGCCGCCCGAGGCGACCACCGCATGGACCGGACGCAGGTAGGCGTTGCTCTGGTCGAGCGCCTGCGAGCCACCGGCGGCACCGGAGCGACCGGTCGACCGCTGCGTGGACTCGCCACCGAACGAGCCGCTGCTCGGATCCTGATCGGTCGGGTCGCGATCCTCGTCGGCCTCCGACACGAAGAGGTTGTCGTTGAAGGTGCTGCCCTCGGTGCCCGAGGCCAGGCCGAAGAAGGTGAAGGTCAGGTCCTCGGGATCGGGCCGGGTCTCGAAGTCGACGTGCTGGTCGCCGTAGCCGATGTTGCCCTCCCACTTGGCCTTGCCGCCGTGGATGAGCAGCGTCTTCGACTGGTCGCCGAACTCGTCGTCCTCGGGCAGACGCCAGATCTCGCCATCCAGCTCGTAGACCGGGCCACGGTTGCCGAGCACCGCGTTGGTCGACTGGAACGTGTTGCTCCAGCTGCGGCGACGCTCGCCCCAGTACATGGTCTGGGCGTAGGAGTTGTTGCTGGGATCGCCGGTCTGGCGCTGGTCGAACGCGTCATCGAGCGGGGTGCCGGCGAACTCCGGATCCCACAGGGCCGACTCGGGACGCTCGGTGCCACGGGGCTGGCTGTTCTCGTAGCCGTTCATCTCCTCGGCATCGCCGACCTCGGCCGGGCTGATGGCCAGCTCGACGGGGATCGAGCCGTTGAACACCAGCAGGGACAGGGCGTTGCCCGTCGTGTCCTTGGTGAAGTCCGGGCTGGTCTCCGGGCCGGTGCCCGAGAAGGGCAGCGTGGCGTTGTTGCGGTCGATGCGGCTGGGCGTCGGGTAGTCTTCCTTGTTGTTCTGGGCCCAGATGTCCATGGCCTGGATGATGCCACGGACCTGGGTCGAGTCCTTGAGCTGGCGGGCCGTCGACCGCGCCTTGCCCAGGGCCGGCAGCAGGATGCCGATGAGCAGCGCGATGATCGCGATGACCACCAGCAGCTCGATGAGCGTAAATGCCTTGCGAGTCCTCATTGTCGAATCTCCAATCGCCTGTTGGCCCGCACGCACTCGCGCAGGCCAGCATCATCATCGGATCGCGTGATGAGCGCACGATCCACACGCCACCGGCGAGAGATCGCTTCGCCACCCGTCGCAGCGCCGGCAGGCTGCGCACCGCGAAACGCGATGCCGGGGGCTGGCCCGCCAGCGACGCCCGAAGGGACGGTCGGAGCGGCCATCGAGTTGTCGGAAGGGAGTGCCGCGAACCGGGCGGTGATGATGCTGGGCGAGGAACCTCGACCCATCAGAACGGTTATTGCATGCCCTGCTGCGTGCGCCTTCCAGCCACGTGGCTCCACAGAATACGAGATACGGTTCGCCGGTCAACCCCATCTGGTTGCATTCTCGGATGTCGACGGACGTTCCGCACCAAACACAATGCTATCAAGGACCGAAGCACGCATGAGCACCCCCCATAACCGACTCCGAGAACTCGGCATCGAGCTGCCCGAGGCCCCCGTCCCCGTGGCCGCCTACGTGCCGGTGCGGCTGGACGGCGATCTCGCCTACGTGAGCGGCCAGGTGCCCTTCGAGGGCGGCCGGCTGGCCGAAACCGGTCCGGTCGGCGACGGCGGCATGACGCTCGAAAGGGCCCAGGCGGCCGCCCGGCGGTGCGCCATCAACGCCCTGGCAGCCCTCGACGCCCACGCCGGCGGACTGGACAACATCGCCGGCATCGTCCGCGTGGGCGTCTTCGTGGCCTGCGGGTCCGAGTTCACCGACCACCCCCGCGTGGGCAACGGCGCCAGCGAACTGTTCGTCGAGGTCTTCGGCGACGCGGGCCGACACGCACGGGCGGCCGTCGGCTGCTCGTCGCTGCCGCTGGGTGCATCCGTCGAGGTCGAGGTGCTCGCCCGGCTGCGCGAGCAGCCGGGCTAACGGTGGCGGTCAGGCGAAGGCCTTCTTGTAGTCCGCCAGGAAGCGCTCGAGACCGATGTCGGTCAGCGGATGGGCCATCATCTTCTCGATAACGCCCAGCGGCACGGTGGCCACGTCGGCCCCCGCCAGCGCGCACTGCAGCATGTGGTTGGGGTGGCGGATGGAGGCGGCCAGCACCTTGGTCGCAAAGCCGTAGTTGTCGTAGATCTGGCGGATCTTGGCGATCAGCTCCATGCCGTCCTCGCCGATGTCGTCGAGCCGCCCGATGAACGGGCTGACCAGGAAGGCCCCCGCCTTGGCGACCATCAGCGCCTGCAGCGGCTGGAAGCACAGCGTCAGGTTGGTGCGGACGCCCTCGTCGCTCAGGGCCTTGCACGCCCGCAGGCCCTCGGTGGTGCTGGGCAGCTTGACCACGATGTTGCCGGCGATCTGCGCCCGCTCGCGGCCCTCGGCGAGCATGCCCTCGGTGTCGGTGGCGATGACCTCGGCCGACACCGGTCCCGCAACGATCTTGCAGATCTCCTCGAGCCGCTGGCCGTAGTCCACGCCCTCCTTGGCGATGAGCGAGGGGTTGGTGGTCACGCCGTCGAGCACGCCCATGTCGTGGGCCTTGCGGATGTCCTCGAGGCTGGCTGTATCGATGTAGAGTTCCACGGGTGACCTCGCTGGCGGACGCTGGGCCCCGCCGCGGGGCCCGTCAGGCCGGCACGGTAGCCTGCGCCTCGCGCTCCAGCATGGCCTTGAGTTCCCGCCGCATGATCTTGCCCGTGGGGTTCCGCGGCAGCTTCTCCAGCGTGCGGATGTCGCGGGGCACCTTGTAGCCCGCCAGATGCTGGCCGCACCAGCGGCGGAGTTCCTTGGTGTCGATGTCCTCGCCCTCCTCGGGCTCGACGAAGGCGATGATCTCCTCGCCCCGCACCGGGTCGGGGCGGCTCGAGGCCCCGCTGGCGTGGACACTCGGGTGGCGGTTGAGCACCTCCTCGATCTCGCGGGGGAAGACGTTCTCGCCGCCGACGATCATCATCTCCTTCAGGCGGCCGGTGATCAGCAGCCGCCCCTGCTCGTCGAGCCGGCCGATGTCGCCCGTGCGGAAGTAGCCCCGCTCGTCGAAGACCCTGGCGGTCGCCTCGGGGTCCTTGTAGTAGCCCTGCATGACGTTGGGCCCCTGGACGCGGATCTCGCCGGGCTCGCCCGGGGCGGCGTCCCTCCCGGTCTCGGTGTCCACGATCCGCTGGGTGACGTCCGGCAGCGGCCGGCCCACGCTGCCCGAGAGCCACTCGCTCGGGCGGCACCAGTGCGTCACGGGGCTGGTCTCGGTCAGGCCGTAGCCCTCGTGGATCGTCAGGCCGAACCGCTCGCGGAAGCGATGGCAGACGTCGGCGGGCAGGGGCTCGCCGCCCGAGACGATGAATTCCAGCTGCTCGAAGTCCTCGGGCGTGGCGCCCTTCACCGACAGCAACGCCCCGTACATAGATGGGATGGCGACCATGACCGTGGGCTTGTGCTCGCGGAACAGCCGCACGATCTGCTGCGGCACGAAGCGGGCGGTGTACACCACGTGCTGGCCCAGCAGCAGCGGCACGAGGGTCATGACGGTCAGCCCGAAGCTGTGGAACTGCGGCAGCACGCTCATGAAGGTGTGCTCGTGCCTCGCGAAGCCCACGAAGGAATCCACCTGCCGGACGTTGGCCAGCAGGTTGCCGTGGCTGAGCATCACGCCCTTGGGCCGCCCGCTGGTGCCCGAGGTGTAGAGCACGACCGCCAGATCGTCGTCGCGGGCGGTCGCGGGCCAGCGCAGCTCGGGGATGCCGCTGAAAGAGACCTCCTCGAGCATGAGCAGGTTCTTGCACTCCGGCCGATACCCCAGGTGCTCGAGCATCGGGCCGGCGGTGATGATGGTGTCCACCCCGCTGTGGTCGATAACGTACTGCAGCTCGTCGCGCTTGAGCAGGTAGTTGAGGGGGACCACGACCTTGCCCAGCATCCAGCCCGCCAGGGCCGCGATCGGGAACCCGCCGCCGGTGGGCAGCAGCACGCCCACGGTCTCCGACGTGCACCGCCGCTCGACCTCGGAGGCCACGAACAGGCTGGCGCCCAGCACCTTGCCGCCCGTGTACGACCGGCGGTCGTCGGTGATGAGCCGCCGCTTGCGGTACTTGAACAGCGACCGGCACAGCCTCCACTGGATGCTCACGACACGCCCCCTCGTTCCCCGAACCGCGGAGCAGACCCCACGCCAGCCCCGGATGGATCGACGATGGTATACCAGTCACTAACTTATAGCCGCCGCCTGGGCTTCCGCGTTTCGCTCGGGATCATCGCCGGGACGATAGCCGTCGCCGCGGGCTGCACCGCCACGCCGGGCTCGGGCTACCGGGATGCCTACGCCGGGGGCCGCTACCACGCCGCCATCTCGGGCGCGCGGGCGGCGGCCGGCTCGCCCGGCAGCACCAACGAGGCGGCGCTGACTACCGGGCTCGCGCACGAGGCCCTGGGCAACGACGCCGAGGCGCGGGCCTGGCTCGGGCCCATCGCACGCGGCGGCGATGCCACCATGGCCGCCCACGCGTCGGCCGGCCTGGCGCTCATCGACCTCCGACGCGGCCGCACGCTGCAGGCCGCCGAAGCGCTGGATTCGGCCAGCCTGCGGATGCGGGGCACGGCCGCCCGGGACGCCGCCCGCGTCGCCGCCGACGCCTACGAGCGAGCGGGCCGGCCCGACGACGCCGACCGCCTCCGCACCCGGGCCGCGGGCCTGGCCGACGCGGGCGGCCGGGCCTCGGGGGGCGGCTTCGCGGTGCAGGTGGGCGCGTACAGCACCCGCCATCGCGCGCAGCAGCGGGCGGCCGAGCTGCGGGCGTCGGCCCGGGCGTCGGGCTTCGGCGACCCGCGGGTCGAGCCGGGCGGCACGAGCCGGCGGCCGCTGTACCACGTCCGCATCGGCCGCTTCCGCACCGAGGACGACGCCAACCGGGCCCGGCGGCTGCTGGGCGGCGAGTCGATCGTCGTCGGCGCCTCCTGAGCGTCCGGCACGCACCGGGACGCGAGCCGCACCAACAAGGAAGGGGCCCGCGTGATGCGGGCCCCTTTGCACTCCTCCCCGAGTTCGATCGACGCGCTACGGGCAGCCGAGCGTGAAGATCTGGAAGGTGTCGACGGCCGCCTCGGTCACCGAGTCATTGGGGTTGTCGGTGGCCAGGAAGCGGAACTGCATGGTGCTGGTCAGCGGGACGAAGTCCTCGATGGTCCAGCGCTGCTGCACCCAGCCGACGGTGTCGGGCACGCTCTCGATGGTGACCCAGGTGGAGCCGCCATCGTTGGAGACCTCGACGTCGAGGCGGTCGATGTCCGCGTCGTCGTTGGTGAACCAGCGGGCGTAGCTGAGCTGGGCCCCGGCGTCGCCCGCGAGGTCGAACACCGGCGAAGTGAGGATGGTCGGGCCGCCGTCGACGTCGCTGTTGCCCGCGACGTTGTCGGTCAGCCAGCACTGGCCCGAGCCGTCGAAGTCGGCGAAGGGATCGCCGCGGCCACCGGCGGCGGGCACGCCCCGGTCCCACGCACCGTCGGTCAACGCGATGCTGTCGACCGTCCAGCCCGGCGACGTCTCGAAGTCGAGATCGACGATGAAGCTCTTGGCGACGACCTCGTAGCCGAAGGTGTCCGCCGGCGCCGTCGGCGGGAAGGTCACCACGCCCGAGACGGTGCCCTCGGCCTGGACGTAGAACTCGACGTCGGTGCCGCAGGGTGCGGCCGGGATGGTGCCGTCGAACAGGCCGCCTCCAGCGTCGGTCAGCGCGACGCTGGTGAACGGTGCGCCGTCGAAGCTGTAGAGCAGCGCGGGCGAGCCGGCGACGAGCTCCTCGCCGTCCTTCACGTCGATCTCGACCTGGATGTCGAGCGGCGTGTCGGGATCGACCAGCCCGGGGATGAACGTGGGCACCTCGAAGTCGATGCCCAGCGGCGGACGGTTGTTGTTGACGTAGATGTCGTCGATGCCCAGCCGGCCCGTTGCCGAGCCGTGCGAGGGGCCAAAGTCGAAGCGGACGGCCGAGATGCCACCGAGGTCCAGCCCGCTGTCATTGTGCAGGAAGTCGGTCAGGCGGATGCGGACGGTCTCGTACTCGTTCTGCCAGCCGGCGCCAGAGCCCGAGCCGGTCCGCTGGTAGGGCTCCTCGATGCCGCCGGAGAAGACGCCGGTCTGGATGGTGCTCTCGGTGCCGTCGCCGTCGATGAGCGTGACGCTGAAGGTCAGGTCCCGCAGCTCGGCGGTGGTCCGCGGGTGGCGGGTGCCCTGCGCGGCGCGGAACGACAGGAACTCGTCGTTCGAGAAGTCGGCCTCGGCCGCGATCACCTCGAACTCGATGAAGCTGTCGGCGTTCCAGTCGAAGACCAGGCCGCGGGAGTCGTCGCCGCCCGTAGCGCGGGTCATGCCGTTGCTGGCCTGGCTGCCCGTCCACGTGTAGGCACCGTCGGTATCGGTCTGCAGCACCTCGGCGGCGTTCTCGACCGTCAGCGTGACGGTGCCGCCCGAGCTGCTGACGCCGACGGCCGGGTTCTCCTGGAAGTCGTCGATGTAGAAGTCGTCGCTATCGGTGCTCTCGCGGTACTCGCGGACCACCGTGGTCGACTGCGACACGCCCAGCGACTCGAGCGCCTCGGCCTGCCGCCAGAGGTACTCCAGGCCCATGCGGCCGCCAACGCTCTCCTCGGCGTGCAGCTTGGCGAGCACCAGGTACACCGAGTTCATGACCCGCTGGGCCTCGGCGCGGCCGATCTCGGTGCTCGGCGGCCCCGAGAAGTCGTTGAAGCCGCAGCAGTTGAAGTCGTTGTGGTCGGCGCCGTGGACGTAGGTCGAGTAGCGGTTGCCGAAGGCGCGATCGTGGATGGCAAACGAGTGCACGCCTGCGAAGGGCGCGCCCGAGATGTCGCCGTCGGCCGAGCCCCACAGCAGGTGGTAGTTCACCAGCTCGGGCTTGGTCTGCGAGCTGCCCAGCGAGTTGTTGGGCGCGATGCTCGAGACCAGCAGCACGTCGTCGGAGTCGTAGTTGACGGTGCTGACCAGGCCATCACGCACGCGGGTGTAGGCGCGGGCGACACCCTCGCCGCCGCGGCTGTGGCCGATCCACATGATGCGGCTGGAGTCGACCTCGCCCTGCAGCACGCCGCCGCCGATGGTGTCCAGTGACCCCAGGAAGGCGTCGGTGTGCAGGTAGGTCGTGGTCGAGGCGGTCTCGATGCCCGGCACGGTGTCGTTCTGGTTGGTCACGACGATGAAGCCGTGCGAGGCCAGGTGCTGCTGGATGAAGTCGTACCAGCGGTAGTCGTGGCCGTTGCCGTGGCTGATGAGCACCATCGGCAGCGGGGGCAGATCGGCGATGTTGGCCGGGTACACCACCGTCTGGCGGTTGCGGCTGGCGATGATGCCGGGCCAGCTGACGGCGTAGTCCAGGGTCGGAGCCGTGGCGAACGGGCCCAGGTCGTTGAGATTCTTGAAGATCGCGAAGCCGCCCAGGTCGGCCCCGAGGTCGCTGGTCAGGCCGTCGATCAGGTCGCCCGCGCCCAGCTGGCCGTCGCGGTCCACGTCGACCACGAGGTCGTAGGCCTGGGCGATGTCCTCGTCGGCCGGGCCGGCCAGCGTCGTCGAGCCGGTGAGCGGGAAGGTGTTGCTCTGGATGTCGCCGCCCGGGAAGGTCACCTCCTGGGCCGAGCCGCGGACGTCGGTCAGGCTCGGGTCGGCGTCCCACTCGGCCGCGGTCCGGTTGGCGACGATGTACACGTCGGTGGTCGCGCCCGCGACGCCGGGGAACTGCCCGGTGTCGACCGCGACCCGCACCGTGGAGCCGGTGTTGAACGCGTCAACAAAGGTCGTGAACGGGAAGCCCGGCACCGCGATCGACGCCAGTTCGGCCTCGAGGATGCCATCTACGGGGCAACCCGCGTCGAACTGGTTCTGGAATTCCAGGAAGTCGAAGATCGTCAGCGAGCCATCGCCGTCGAAGTCCGCCGCCAGGTCGCCCGCATCGAAGGCGTTCTGGAAGGCCAGGAAGTCGAAGATCGTCAGCTCGCCGTCGCCATCGAAGTCCGCGGGGCACTCGGGGGTGGCCATCGCGGTGCTGGCCAGCAGGCCTGCGGCGAGCCCGGCAGCGAGGGTCAACGCCCTCGGACGCTTGGTGCATCCCATCGCCTCAACTCCTTCTCAATCTCTTGGTTGGGCTCTTGGTTGAGCGTTCTCAATGAGTAAAGCGGCGGGCTCTCCACCCGCCTCCGGTCCAGCATACAGGCGATGCCCCCGTGGCGCAACGTCCCGCGGGACGGAATCCCGCGAAAACGTCGCGGGATGCCCGAGTCACCCGTGGGTTATCAGGACGCTGATCGGGTCGCCGGCCCGGCAAGCGGCCGCAGGTCGGTCTCCGCCGCCACCGCCTCGATCTCGTCGAGCACCAGCGCGAGATCGGCCTCGGTCGCGCGGTCGTTCGAGGCGATGTGCCGGAACGCACGCACGCCGAACACCGGGGCGTAGTTGGTCAGCACCCGGCCCCGCAGCCGCACCCGCTCGCGGAGCACGTGCGTGCCGGCATCGAGCGCCCGCAGCTTGGCATCGGGCGGCAGCCCGTCGAGCGACTCGGCGTGGTACACGAAGCAGGTGTTGCAGCCCCCGCCGGCGGCGTCGCTGTCCGAAAGCAGCTCGAAGCGATCCCGCTCGGAGACCAGCCGCCGCATCGCGGCCGCCAGTTCGAACTTGCGGTCGACGATGTCGGCCATGCCGGCGTCGCCCCGAGCCTTCCAGGCGAGCCAGACCTTGAGGGCGTCCACCCGGCGGCCGCACTGGATGCTCATCTCGCCGGTGTCCAGGTCGGGCTCGTCGTTGTCGGCGTGGTAGAGGTACTCGGCGTGCACCGCGTTGCACCGGTGCAGCAGCCCGGGCTTCTTCACGAGGATGACCGAGGCCGACAGCGGCACGTTGAGCATCTTGTGGGCGCACCAGGTCAGCGAGTCGGCCCGCTCGATGCCCGCCATCAGGCCGCGCCGCCGCTCGCTGAGCAGGGCGCTCGCGCCGTAGGCGCCGTCCACGTGCAGCCACAGGCCGTGCCTCTCGGCGATGTCCGCGGCCTGGTCGATCGGGTCGTAGCCGCCCAGCACGGTCGTGCCCGCCGTCGCGACGACCAGGAAGGGCTCGTCGCCATCGGCCTCGGACCTCGCGACCGCGTGCTCGAGCGCATCCATCCGCATCCGGCCGAAGCCGTCGGTGGGCACGCCGACGACCGCCTCGCGGCCCAGCCCGAGGATCACCGCGGCTCGCTCGACCGAGTAGTGCGATTCGGCCGACGCGAATACGACCGGCCGCCGGCCGGCGGTGCCCCGCCGCTTGGAATCCGGGAAGCGGTGCTGCCGCGCGAGCAGCATGGCCATGAGATTCGACAGGCTCCCCCCCGGCGTGAACAGCCCCTCGGCGTGCTCGAAGCCCGCCGCTCGGCCCATGCGTGCGATGACCTCCCGCTCGACGAGCGTCATCGCCGGCGCCACTTCGTAGGTGTACATCGAGGCGTTCATGACCGCCGCAAGCCACTCGCCGACGATCGCGATGGGATCGAATCCGCTGAAGAGCTGGTTGGAGAAGTGGACGCTGCCGGTGCGGACCGAGAGATCGAGCAGGTCCCGCGCCTGGGCCATCAGGTCGTCGACGCCCGCCGCCTCGCCGAGCGCCAGCGGGATCCGCTGGCGGATGGCGCTCGGCGCCGGGTTGGCCGTCACGGGCTCGTCGCCGTCCGCCGACCGCGCGAGGTACTCCGATGCGAGATCCGCCGCGGCGCGCAGCACCTCGGCGATCTGCGCGTCGCCGAGCTGCGGGCGGGCGTCCGCCTGGCCTGGGTGGTGCATGCAACTCCTTGGGTGTGCGTCGTTTCCGGGAACCGGTCGAATCGGGAAGAGGGTATTCGCGCGACGCCGCCGGGCCGTACGCTGCGGAGTTCCCCGATGGTCGCCCACGCGACGGGAGCCGCCGATGGACGTGCCCCATGCCACGCCGCCCGAGCAGCCCATCGTGCCGCACGACGGCCGGTTCTCCGAGCGTCTCCGGCCGATCGAGGCCTACGCGCCCGGGCCCTCCGATCGGCAGCCGATCGCGATCCTGGGCATGCCCGACGACACGGGGGTGCGGCTCAACAACGGCCGGCCCGGGGCGCGGGAAGGCCCGAGCGCGATCCGGCGGGCCTTGTCGCGGATGGGCGTGGCCGACCCCGCGGGCTTCGATTGGCCCCAGGTCTTCGACGCGGGCGATGTGCTGCCCGCGGGTGACGATCTCGACGAGACCCACCGCCGCATCAGTGAGGCCGCCGAGGCGCTCGTCCGCGCCGGATTCTTTCCCATCGGCCTCGGCGGCGGGCACGACCTGACCTTCGCGTTCGTGCGGGGCGTCATGCATGGGCTGCCGGAAGCGGAACGCCCGCTGAGCGGCCACTACCTCGATCCCCATCTGGACGTCCGCGAGACACCGGGCTCTGGCATGCCGTTCCGGCGCTTGCTCGAGGACTGCGGCGTGCGGACGCTGCATATCTACGGGTTTGATCCGGTGGCCAACACCCGCGAGCACCACGACTGGTTCACGTCGCA
It contains:
- a CDS encoding pyridoxal-dependent decarboxylase; translation: MHHPGQADARPQLGDAQIAEVLRAAADLASEYLARSADGDEPVTANPAPSAIRQRIPLALGEAAGVDDLMAQARDLLDLSVRTGSVHFSNQLFSGFDPIAIVGEWLAAVMNASMYTYEVAPAMTLVEREVIARMGRAAGFEHAEGLFTPGGSLSNLMAMLLARQHRFPDSKRRGTAGRRPVVFASAESHYSVERAAVILGLGREAVVGVPTDGFGRMRMDALEHAVARSEADGDEPFLVVATAGTTVLGGYDPIDQAADIAERHGLWLHVDGAYGASALLSERRRGLMAGIERADSLTWCAHKMLNVPLSASVILVKKPGLLHRCNAVHAEYLYHADNDEPDLDTGEMSIQCGRRVDALKVWLAWKARGDAGMADIVDRKFELAAAMRRLVSERDRFELLSDSDAAGGGCNTCFVYHAESLDGLPPDAKLRALDAGTHVLRERVRLRGRVLTNYAPVFGVRAFRHIASNDRATEADLALVLDEIEAVAAETDLRPLAGPATRSAS
- a CDS encoding formimidoylglutamase — its product is MDVPHATPPEQPIVPHDGRFSERLRPIEAYAPGPSDRQPIAILGMPDDTGVRLNNGRPGAREGPSAIRRALSRMGVADPAGFDWPQVFDAGDVLPAGDDLDETHRRISEAAEALVRAGFFPIGLGGGHDLTFAFVRGVMHGLPEAERPLSGHYLDPHLDVRETPGSGMPFRRLLEDCGVRTLHIYGFDPVANTREHHDWFTSHGGVVDRGHARLPSEPFFVSLDLDVLDASAAPGVSAANAAGLQPSALVPWLREAAGNANIRCFDVMELCPAHDDADRTARVAARLLLAFLQGRSERRTKGLA